The Strigops habroptila isolate Jane chromosome 8, bStrHab1.2.pri, whole genome shotgun sequence genome includes a window with the following:
- the ZIC4 gene encoding zinc finger protein ZIC 4 isoform X4 gives MKDDRLDGSAKEVGQSQETRHKTPLVMRKRKRLYRNILEKSSSYPGHHGHHHHHHSEAGNPSLFTGLHEQPPHAAPGGHLNGQIRLGLPGEMYARSEHFTQVPASRTEPFAASSLHSYGGMNLNVNLAPHHCPGAFFRYMRQPIKQELICKWIELDQTPKKLCSKTFSTMHELVTHVTVEHVGGPEQSNHICFWEECPREGKPFKAKYKLVNHIRVHTGEKPFPCPFPGCGKVFARSENLKIHKRTHTGEKPFKCEFEGCDRRFANSSDRKKHSHVHTSDKPYNCKVRGCDKSYTHPSSLRKHMKVHCKSPPPSSGYESSTPSLVSPSSDSGREPPASCSHVEPSAPAQPAANLSE, from the exons GGACAAAGTCAGGAAACGAGGCACAAGACTCCCCTTgtaatgaggaaaagaaaacgaCTTTACAGAAACATCCTGGAAAAGTCAA GTAGCTACCCCGGACACCATggtcaccaccaccaccaccactcagAAGCCGGGAATCCCTCTCTGTTCACTGGACTCCATGAGCAGCCTCCCCATGCAGCTCCAGGTGGCCATCTAAACGGACAGATAAGACTGGGGTTACCTGGAGAAATGTACGCCAGGTCTGAACATTTCACTCAAGTACCAGCATCCAGGACAGagccttttgctgcttcttcactTCATAGCTACGGTGGCATGAACCTGAACGTGAACCTGGCTCCACACCACTGCCCGGGTGCCTTCTTTCGTTACATGAGGCAGCCCATCAAACAGGAACTCATCTGTAAGTGGATTGAGTTGGACCAGACTCCCAAAAAATTATGCTCGAAAACTTTCAGCACGATGCACGAGCTGGTGACTCATGTCACGGTGGAGCACGTTGGAGGACCCGAGCAGTCCAATCACATATGTTTCTGGGAAGAGTGTCCAAGAGAAGGGAAACCTTTCAAGGCCAAATATAAACTCGTAAATCACATCAGAGTCCACACAGGTGAAAAACCTTTCCCCTGCCCTTTCCCAGGCTGTGGCAAAGTGTTTGCCAGATCAGAGAATctcaaaatacacaaaagaaCTCATACAG GGGAGAAGCCGTTCAAATGTGAGTTCGAGGGCTGTGACAGACGCTTCGCCAACAGCAGCGACAGGAAGAAGCACTCTCACGTCCACACCAGCGACAAGCCCTACAACTGCAAAGTGAGAGGCTGCGACAAGTCCTACACCCACCCCAGCTCCCTGAGAAAACACATGAAAGTGCACTGCAAATCCCCTCCTCCCAGCTCCGGCTACGAGTCCTCCACGCCCTCCTTGGTGTCCCCCTCCTCGGACTCCGGCCGGGAGCCCCCCGCCTCCTGTTCCCACGTCGAGCCCTCCGCGCCCGCGCAGCCCGCCGCCAACCTGAGCGAATG A
- the ZIC4 gene encoding zinc finger protein ZIC 4 isoform X6 produces the protein MLFPSGSYPGHHGHHHHHHSEAGNPSLFTGLHEQPPHAAPGGHLNGQIRLGLPGEMYARSEHFTQVPASRTEPFAASSLHSYGGMNLNVNLAPHHCPGAFFRYMRQPIKQELICKWIELDQTPKKLCSKTFSTMHELVTHVTVEHVGGPEQSNHICFWEECPREGKPFKAKYKLVNHIRVHTGEKPFPCPFPGCGKVFARSENLKIHKRTHTGEKPFKCEFEGCDRRFANSSDRKKHSHVHTSDKPYNCKVRGCDKSYTHPSSLRKHMKVHCKSPPPSSGYESSTPSLVSPSSDSGREPPASCSHVEPSAPAQPAANLSE, from the exons ATGTTGTTTCCTTCAG GTAGCTACCCCGGACACCATggtcaccaccaccaccaccactcagAAGCCGGGAATCCCTCTCTGTTCACTGGACTCCATGAGCAGCCTCCCCATGCAGCTCCAGGTGGCCATCTAAACGGACAGATAAGACTGGGGTTACCTGGAGAAATGTACGCCAGGTCTGAACATTTCACTCAAGTACCAGCATCCAGGACAGagccttttgctgcttcttcactTCATAGCTACGGTGGCATGAACCTGAACGTGAACCTGGCTCCACACCACTGCCCGGGTGCCTTCTTTCGTTACATGAGGCAGCCCATCAAACAGGAACTCATCTGTAAGTGGATTGAGTTGGACCAGACTCCCAAAAAATTATGCTCGAAAACTTTCAGCACGATGCACGAGCTGGTGACTCATGTCACGGTGGAGCACGTTGGAGGACCCGAGCAGTCCAATCACATATGTTTCTGGGAAGAGTGTCCAAGAGAAGGGAAACCTTTCAAGGCCAAATATAAACTCGTAAATCACATCAGAGTCCACACAGGTGAAAAACCTTTCCCCTGCCCTTTCCCAGGCTGTGGCAAAGTGTTTGCCAGATCAGAGAATctcaaaatacacaaaagaaCTCATACAG GGGAGAAGCCGTTCAAATGTGAGTTCGAGGGCTGTGACAGACGCTTCGCCAACAGCAGCGACAGGAAGAAGCACTCTCACGTCCACACCAGCGACAAGCCCTACAACTGCAAAGTGAGAGGCTGCGACAAGTCCTACACCCACCCCAGCTCCCTGAGAAAACACATGAAAGTGCACTGCAAATCCCCTCCTCCCAGCTCCGGCTACGAGTCCTCCACGCCCTCCTTGGTGTCCCCCTCCTCGGACTCCGGCCGGGAGCCCCCCGCCTCCTGTTCCCACGTCGAGCCCTCCGCGCCCGCGCAGCCCGCCGCCAACCTGAGCGAATG A
- the ZIC4 gene encoding zinc finger protein ZIC 4 isoform X2, protein MSVDARGIPVMDPTALSRRNTALRLVDLAGSPRQHHHHHPPQSMTGFPGFGGHPHSTAPTQPREHAAESRLGPHPLRPEHMGHRHHPPPHPPPQHHPAALKLSPAPHPHHQLHHHHHHHHHHHHHHMAGQAEVVSSQTAAFGPAQSSAAPYPVSHPAQALAAGSYPGHHGHHHHHHSEAGNPSLFTGLHEQPPHAAPGGHLNGQIRLGLPGEMYARSEHFTQVPASRTEPFAASSLHSYGGMNLNVNLAPHHCPGAFFRYMRQPIKQELICKWIELDQTPKKLCSKTFSTMHELVTHVTVEHVGGPEQSNHICFWEECPREGKPFKAKYKLVNHIRVHTGEKPFPCPFPGCGKVFARSENLKIHKRTHTGEKPFKCEFEGCDRRFANSSDRKKHSHVHTSDKPYNCKVRGCDKSYTHPSSLRKHMKVHCKSPPPSSGYESSTPSLVSPSSDSGREPPASCSHVEPSAPAQPAANLSE, encoded by the exons ATGAGCGTGGATGCTCGGGGGATCCCAGTGATGGACCCTACTGCTCTCTCCAGGCGGAACACGGCGCTGAGATTAGTAGACTTGGCGGGGTCTCCTCGCCagcaccaccatcaccaccccCCTCAGAGCATGACAGGCTTCCCGGGCTTCGGCGGGCACCCCCACTCCACGGCGCCCACGCAGCCGAGGGAGCACGCCGCCGAGTCCCGCCTCGGGCCGCACCCGCTCCGGCCAGAACACATGGGGCACCGccaccatcctcctcctcatcctcctcctcagcatcaCCCCGCGGCCCTTAAGCTCAGCCCTGCCCCTCAtccccaccaccagctccaccaccaccaccaccaccatcatcatcatcatcatcatcatatgGCAGGCCAAGCCGAGGTGGTCTCTAGTCAAACGGCAGCGTTTGGCCCGGCGCAGTCATCAGCAGCCCCTTACCCCGTCTCTCACCCAGCCCAGGCTCTGGCAGCAG GTAGCTACCCCGGACACCATggtcaccaccaccaccaccactcagAAGCCGGGAATCCCTCTCTGTTCACTGGACTCCATGAGCAGCCTCCCCATGCAGCTCCAGGTGGCCATCTAAACGGACAGATAAGACTGGGGTTACCTGGAGAAATGTACGCCAGGTCTGAACATTTCACTCAAGTACCAGCATCCAGGACAGagccttttgctgcttcttcactTCATAGCTACGGTGGCATGAACCTGAACGTGAACCTGGCTCCACACCACTGCCCGGGTGCCTTCTTTCGTTACATGAGGCAGCCCATCAAACAGGAACTCATCTGTAAGTGGATTGAGTTGGACCAGACTCCCAAAAAATTATGCTCGAAAACTTTCAGCACGATGCACGAGCTGGTGACTCATGTCACGGTGGAGCACGTTGGAGGACCCGAGCAGTCCAATCACATATGTTTCTGGGAAGAGTGTCCAAGAGAAGGGAAACCTTTCAAGGCCAAATATAAACTCGTAAATCACATCAGAGTCCACACAGGTGAAAAACCTTTCCCCTGCCCTTTCCCAGGCTGTGGCAAAGTGTTTGCCAGATCAGAGAATctcaaaatacacaaaagaaCTCATACAG GGGAGAAGCCGTTCAAATGTGAGTTCGAGGGCTGTGACAGACGCTTCGCCAACAGCAGCGACAGGAAGAAGCACTCTCACGTCCACACCAGCGACAAGCCCTACAACTGCAAAGTGAGAGGCTGCGACAAGTCCTACACCCACCCCAGCTCCCTGAGAAAACACATGAAAGTGCACTGCAAATCCCCTCCTCCCAGCTCCGGCTACGAGTCCTCCACGCCCTCCTTGGTGTCCCCCTCCTCGGACTCCGGCCGGGAGCCCCCCGCCTCCTGTTCCCACGTCGAGCCCTCCGCGCCCGCGCAGCCCGCCGCCAACCTGAGCGAATG A
- the ZIC4 gene encoding zinc finger protein ZIC 4 isoform X1 — protein sequence MSVDARGIPVMDPTALSRRNTALRLVDLAGSPRQHHHHHPPQSMTGFPGFGGHPHSTAPTQPREHAAESRLGPHPLRPEHMGHRHHPPPHPPPQHHPAALKLSPAPHPHHQLHHHHHHHHHHHHHHMAGQAEVVSSQTAAFGPAQSSAAPYPVSHPAQALAAGRDFFIHRDLPAPFMPGLTEQYPAASSHHGLFVSTTGSYPGHHGHHHHHHSEAGNPSLFTGLHEQPPHAAPGGHLNGQIRLGLPGEMYARSEHFTQVPASRTEPFAASSLHSYGGMNLNVNLAPHHCPGAFFRYMRQPIKQELICKWIELDQTPKKLCSKTFSTMHELVTHVTVEHVGGPEQSNHICFWEECPREGKPFKAKYKLVNHIRVHTGEKPFPCPFPGCGKVFARSENLKIHKRTHTGEKPFKCEFEGCDRRFANSSDRKKHSHVHTSDKPYNCKVRGCDKSYTHPSSLRKHMKVHCKSPPPSSGYESSTPSLVSPSSDSGREPPASCSHVEPSAPAQPAANLSE from the exons ATGAGCGTGGATGCTCGGGGGATCCCAGTGATGGACCCTACTGCTCTCTCCAGGCGGAACACGGCGCTGAGATTAGTAGACTTGGCGGGGTCTCCTCGCCagcaccaccatcaccaccccCCTCAGAGCATGACAGGCTTCCCGGGCTTCGGCGGGCACCCCCACTCCACGGCGCCCACGCAGCCGAGGGAGCACGCCGCCGAGTCCCGCCTCGGGCCGCACCCGCTCCGGCCAGAACACATGGGGCACCGccaccatcctcctcctcatcctcctcctcagcatcaCCCCGCGGCCCTTAAGCTCAGCCCTGCCCCTCAtccccaccaccagctccaccaccaccaccaccaccatcatcatcatcatcatcatcatatgGCAGGCCAAGCCGAGGTGGTCTCTAGTCAAACGGCAGCGTTTGGCCCGGCGCAGTCATCAGCAGCCCCTTACCCCGTCTCTCACCCAGCCCAGGCTCTGGCAGCAGGTAGGGACTTCTTCATCCACAGGGACCTGCCGGCCCCATTCATGCCAGGGCTGACCGAGCAGTACCCCGCTGCAAGTTCTCACCACGGACTGTTTGTCTCAACAACAGGTAGCTACCCCGGACACCATggtcaccaccaccaccaccactcagAAGCCGGGAATCCCTCTCTGTTCACTGGACTCCATGAGCAGCCTCCCCATGCAGCTCCAGGTGGCCATCTAAACGGACAGATAAGACTGGGGTTACCTGGAGAAATGTACGCCAGGTCTGAACATTTCACTCAAGTACCAGCATCCAGGACAGagccttttgctgcttcttcactTCATAGCTACGGTGGCATGAACCTGAACGTGAACCTGGCTCCACACCACTGCCCGGGTGCCTTCTTTCGTTACATGAGGCAGCCCATCAAACAGGAACTCATCTGTAAGTGGATTGAGTTGGACCAGACTCCCAAAAAATTATGCTCGAAAACTTTCAGCACGATGCACGAGCTGGTGACTCATGTCACGGTGGAGCACGTTGGAGGACCCGAGCAGTCCAATCACATATGTTTCTGGGAAGAGTGTCCAAGAGAAGGGAAACCTTTCAAGGCCAAATATAAACTCGTAAATCACATCAGAGTCCACACAGGTGAAAAACCTTTCCCCTGCCCTTTCCCAGGCTGTGGCAAAGTGTTTGCCAGATCAGAGAATctcaaaatacacaaaagaaCTCATACAG GGGAGAAGCCGTTCAAATGTGAGTTCGAGGGCTGTGACAGACGCTTCGCCAACAGCAGCGACAGGAAGAAGCACTCTCACGTCCACACCAGCGACAAGCCCTACAACTGCAAAGTGAGAGGCTGCGACAAGTCCTACACCCACCCCAGCTCCCTGAGAAAACACATGAAAGTGCACTGCAAATCCCCTCCTCCCAGCTCCGGCTACGAGTCCTCCACGCCCTCCTTGGTGTCCCCCTCCTCGGACTCCGGCCGGGAGCCCCCCGCCTCCTGTTCCCACGTCGAGCCCTCCGCGCCCGCGCAGCCCGCCGCCAACCTGAGCGAATG A
- the ZIC4 gene encoding zinc finger protein ZIC 4 isoform X5, translating to MRKRKRLYRNILEKSSSYPGHHGHHHHHHSEAGNPSLFTGLHEQPPHAAPGGHLNGQIRLGLPGEMYARSEHFTQVPASRTEPFAASSLHSYGGMNLNVNLAPHHCPGAFFRYMRQPIKQELICKWIELDQTPKKLCSKTFSTMHELVTHVTVEHVGGPEQSNHICFWEECPREGKPFKAKYKLVNHIRVHTGEKPFPCPFPGCGKVFARSENLKIHKRTHTGEKPFKCEFEGCDRRFANSSDRKKHSHVHTSDKPYNCKVRGCDKSYTHPSSLRKHMKVHCKSPPPSSGYESSTPSLVSPSSDSGREPPASCSHVEPSAPAQPAANLSE from the exons atgaggaaaagaaaacgaCTTTACAGAAACATCCTGGAAAAGTCAA GTAGCTACCCCGGACACCATggtcaccaccaccaccaccactcagAAGCCGGGAATCCCTCTCTGTTCACTGGACTCCATGAGCAGCCTCCCCATGCAGCTCCAGGTGGCCATCTAAACGGACAGATAAGACTGGGGTTACCTGGAGAAATGTACGCCAGGTCTGAACATTTCACTCAAGTACCAGCATCCAGGACAGagccttttgctgcttcttcactTCATAGCTACGGTGGCATGAACCTGAACGTGAACCTGGCTCCACACCACTGCCCGGGTGCCTTCTTTCGTTACATGAGGCAGCCCATCAAACAGGAACTCATCTGTAAGTGGATTGAGTTGGACCAGACTCCCAAAAAATTATGCTCGAAAACTTTCAGCACGATGCACGAGCTGGTGACTCATGTCACGGTGGAGCACGTTGGAGGACCCGAGCAGTCCAATCACATATGTTTCTGGGAAGAGTGTCCAAGAGAAGGGAAACCTTTCAAGGCCAAATATAAACTCGTAAATCACATCAGAGTCCACACAGGTGAAAAACCTTTCCCCTGCCCTTTCCCAGGCTGTGGCAAAGTGTTTGCCAGATCAGAGAATctcaaaatacacaaaagaaCTCATACAG GGGAGAAGCCGTTCAAATGTGAGTTCGAGGGCTGTGACAGACGCTTCGCCAACAGCAGCGACAGGAAGAAGCACTCTCACGTCCACACCAGCGACAAGCCCTACAACTGCAAAGTGAGAGGCTGCGACAAGTCCTACACCCACCCCAGCTCCCTGAGAAAACACATGAAAGTGCACTGCAAATCCCCTCCTCCCAGCTCCGGCTACGAGTCCTCCACGCCCTCCTTGGTGTCCCCCTCCTCGGACTCCGGCCGGGAGCCCCCCGCCTCCTGTTCCCACGTCGAGCCCTCCGCGCCCGCGCAGCCCGCCGCCAACCTGAGCGAATG A
- the ZIC4 gene encoding zinc finger protein ZIC 4 isoform X3: MDPTALSRRNTALRLVDLAGSPRQHHHHHPPQSMTGFPGFGGHPHSTAPTQPREHAAESRLGPHPLRPEHMGHRHHPPPHPPPQHHPAALKLSPAPHPHHQLHHHHHHHHHHHHHHMAGQAEVVSSQTAAFGPAQSSAAPYPVSHPAQALAAGSYPGHHGHHHHHHSEAGNPSLFTGLHEQPPHAAPGGHLNGQIRLGLPGEMYARSEHFTQVPASRTEPFAASSLHSYGGMNLNVNLAPHHCPGAFFRYMRQPIKQELICKWIELDQTPKKLCSKTFSTMHELVTHVTVEHVGGPEQSNHICFWEECPREGKPFKAKYKLVNHIRVHTGEKPFPCPFPGCGKVFARSENLKIHKRTHTDVYPVALKVI; this comes from the exons ATGGACCCTACTGCTCTCTCCAGGCGGAACACGGCGCTGAGATTAGTAGACTTGGCGGGGTCTCCTCGCCagcaccaccatcaccaccccCCTCAGAGCATGACAGGCTTCCCGGGCTTCGGCGGGCACCCCCACTCCACGGCGCCCACGCAGCCGAGGGAGCACGCCGCCGAGTCCCGCCTCGGGCCGCACCCGCTCCGGCCAGAACACATGGGGCACCGccaccatcctcctcctcatcctcctcctcagcatcaCCCCGCGGCCCTTAAGCTCAGCCCTGCCCCTCAtccccaccaccagctccaccaccaccaccaccaccatcatcatcatcatcatcatcatatgGCAGGCCAAGCCGAGGTGGTCTCTAGTCAAACGGCAGCGTTTGGCCCGGCGCAGTCATCAGCAGCCCCTTACCCCGTCTCTCACCCAGCCCAGGCTCTGGCAGCAG GTAGCTACCCCGGACACCATggtcaccaccaccaccaccactcagAAGCCGGGAATCCCTCTCTGTTCACTGGACTCCATGAGCAGCCTCCCCATGCAGCTCCAGGTGGCCATCTAAACGGACAGATAAGACTGGGGTTACCTGGAGAAATGTACGCCAGGTCTGAACATTTCACTCAAGTACCAGCATCCAGGACAGagccttttgctgcttcttcactTCATAGCTACGGTGGCATGAACCTGAACGTGAACCTGGCTCCACACCACTGCCCGGGTGCCTTCTTTCGTTACATGAGGCAGCCCATCAAACAGGAACTCATCTGTAAGTGGATTGAGTTGGACCAGACTCCCAAAAAATTATGCTCGAAAACTTTCAGCACGATGCACGAGCTGGTGACTCATGTCACGGTGGAGCACGTTGGAGGACCCGAGCAGTCCAATCACATATGTTTCTGGGAAGAGTGTCCAAGAGAAGGGAAACCTTTCAAGGCCAAATATAAACTCGTAAATCACATCAGAGTCCACACAGGTGAAAAACCTTTCCCCTGCCCTTTCCCAGGCTGTGGCAAAGTGTTTGCCAGATCAGAGAATctcaaaatacacaaaagaaCTCATACAG ATGTCTACCCCGTTGCTCTCAAGGTAATCTAG